A section of the bacterium genome encodes:
- a CDS encoding pyruvate dehydrogenase complex E1 component subunit beta: MPVIYYRQALNQALREEMRRDENVFIIGEEVAQYQGAYRVTEDLLEEFGDRRVRDTPISEEVIAGIGTGAAMVGLRPVVEMMTVNFALLAMDQIVNHAAKLRYMSGGQIKVPMVIRAPEGAGMQLGAQHSQNLEAWFVHVPGLKVVTASTPYDAKGLLKSAIRDDSPVIFLEHALLYTMRGDVPEEDYTLPIGLSDVKRTGDDVTIISYLRMLHVAISAANALEKRGISAEVIDLRTLRPMDISTIVESVKKTKHAIIVEEDWPQCGIGAQVVDQLQFHAFDYLDAPIMRVALADTPMPYSRELEQSALPNADKVVATVAALLKGTARVPGGIAVSI; this comes from the coding sequence ATGCCGGTCATATACTACAGACAGGCTCTGAACCAGGCGCTTCGCGAGGAGATGAGACGCGATGAGAATGTGTTCATCATCGGTGAAGAGGTCGCACAGTATCAAGGTGCGTATCGTGTCACGGAGGACCTGCTCGAAGAGTTCGGCGACAGACGGGTCAGAGACACTCCCATTTCCGAGGAGGTAATTGCGGGGATAGGCACTGGCGCGGCGATGGTGGGTCTCAGGCCGGTCGTCGAGATGATGACGGTGAACTTTGCTCTGCTCGCTATGGATCAGATAGTCAATCATGCAGCCAAACTGCGCTATATGTCCGGCGGCCAGATAAAAGTCCCGATGGTAATCCGAGCGCCGGAGGGCGCAGGTATGCAGCTCGGCGCTCAGCATTCGCAAAATTTGGAGGCATGGTTTGTGCATGTGCCCGGCCTCAAGGTAGTGACCGCTTCGACCCCATATGACGCCAAGGGACTGCTCAAGAGTGCGATCCGTGACGACAGCCCGGTGATCTTTCTTGAGCATGCGCTCCTCTATACAATGCGCGGCGATGTTCCCGAGGAGGATTATACGCTTCCTATAGGCTTATCGGACGTCAAGCGCACAGGTGATGACGTTACCATAATCTCCTATCTGCGCATGCTGCATGTAGCCATCAGTGCCGCCAACGCTCTTGAGAAGAGAGGCATCAGCGCTGAAGTGATCGATCTACGCACGCTCAGGCCGATGGATATAAGCACAATTGTCGAATCTGTAAAGAAGACCAAGCATGCGATCATAGTGGAAGAGGACTGGCCGCAGTGCGGTATAGGCGCACAGGTAGTCGATCAGCTCCAGTTTCATGCATTCGACTATTTGGATGCCCCAATCATGCGTGTGGCTCTTGCCGACACACCCATGCCATATTCGAGGGAACTCGAGCAGTCAGCTCTGCCGAACGCGGATAAGGTAGTTGCGACCGTTGCGGCCCTGCTCAAGGGAACTGCCCGAGTGCCTGGTGGTATAGCCGTGTCGATCTAG
- a CDS encoding RNA polymerase sigma factor, with protein sequence MEKDLLEQIWDQNRDYLRRMLIGLGRDIDLADDLLQETYLNARRGISGLKGENARAWLAAIAKNAFLMHIRRRYVRTETELENAEAAAESVVGTTEHLNSMNIRQALSTLDPIVRKALVMKHYGGFTYKDIAKHMNCPVGTAKWRVHSAIIALRQMLGGAEEKPMELTCNDLKGGRLLDYLYAKLPDDEMKAADEHIEKCSGCRKEANEVADVLQALDSVENEYRVTSIIELDTEGKAIVYASFVFANEHGEIAEPFEFGGSKSLQYMAIEGKEVQFESIGQSDLPDTLKYRARLPDTIVPGKPVEMLIVDYPEQRAEELGNRMWRLGPGKLDLSEELAYAAAIRLPADAEFVQGMPEPQEVRKKKATTVIWRGMLPANQKFEFWVEYRL encoded by the coding sequence ATGGAAAAAGACCTGCTTGAACAAATCTGGGATCAGAACCGTGATTACTTGAGGCGCATGCTGATAGGACTTGGCCGGGATATAGACCTTGCTGATGACCTCTTACAGGAAACATACCTGAATGCACGTCGAGGAATATCCGGGCTTAAGGGCGAAAATGCCCGCGCGTGGTTGGCTGCTATAGCCAAAAATGCATTTCTCATGCACATTCGCCGCAGATATGTGCGAACCGAGACCGAGCTGGAAAACGCAGAGGCAGCCGCGGAAAGTGTGGTCGGCACAACTGAACACTTGAACTCCATGAATATCCGGCAGGCTCTTTCAACTCTTGATCCAATAGTGCGAAAGGCTCTGGTAATGAAGCATTATGGCGGCTTTACTTATAAGGATATCGCAAAGCATATGAACTGCCCTGTGGGCACTGCTAAATGGCGTGTGCACAGCGCTATTATCGCGCTTCGGCAGATGCTTGGCGGAGCTGAGGAGAAGCCGATGGAACTGACATGTAATGATCTCAAGGGCGGAAGATTGCTGGACTATCTTTACGCAAAATTGCCGGATGATGAGATGAAAGCCGCCGACGAGCATATTGAAAAGTGCAGCGGATGCAGAAAAGAGGCAAACGAAGTCGCAGACGTGCTTCAAGCGCTCGATAGCGTTGAGAATGAGTATCGCGTCACAAGCATTATTGAACTCGATACGGAAGGTAAAGCAATCGTTTATGCAAGTTTTGTCTTTGCTAATGAGCATGGCGAAATTGCTGAGCCATTTGAGTTCGGTGGGTCGAAATCCCTTCAATATATGGCTATTGAGGGTAAAGAAGTTCAGTTTGAATCGATAGGGCAAAGTGATCTGCCTGATACTCTGAAATATCGTGCACGTCTTCCCGATACGATAGTGCCTGGAAAGCCTGTGGAAATGCTTATTGTGGACTACCCTGAGCAGAGAGCTGAAGAACTCGGCAATAGAATGTGGCGCTTGGGTCCAGGTAAGCTCGATCTGAGCGAAGAGCTGGCTTATGCTGCAGCTATCCGGCTCCCTGCAGATGCGGAATTTGTTCAGGGTATGCCGGAACCGCAGGAAGTGCGAAAGAAGAAGGCAACTACCGTTATATGGCGTGGAATGCTGCCCGCTAACCAGAAATTCGAGTTCTGGGTCGAATACAGACTATAA
- the pdhA gene encoding pyruvate dehydrogenase (acetyl-transferring) E1 component subunit alpha — MSFIERNVMLTKQDKIDIFREMTMIRKFEEKAAQMYERGNIRGFLHLYIGQEAVASGFMWPLRSDDYVIGAYREHGHALGRCASPRAVMAELFGKSTGVSGGKGGSMHLFDIKRRFLGGTAIVGGGLPIAAGIGFAITYSGGDQICLCFFGDGAVNEGSFHETLNIASLWNLPILFVCENNLYGMGTAVERASAVPNLHRRAQCYSMAVETVDGMDVMAVYDMADKLISQVRETKHPIFVEAITYRYRGHSIADPGTYRTKEEIEEWRRRDPIVQYGSKLMDEGTLSPADIEKIQSDVASEIEAAVKFAQDSPLPQPEALYHDVYANAI, encoded by the coding sequence TTGAGCTTTATTGAAAGGAATGTCATGCTCACCAAACAAGACAAGATAGACATCTTCCGTGAGATGACCATGATCCGCAAGTTCGAGGAGAAGGCCGCCCAGATGTATGAGCGCGGCAACATCCGGGGCTTCCTGCATTTATACATTGGCCAGGAGGCGGTGGCGAGCGGATTTATGTGGCCATTGCGGTCGGATGATTACGTGATAGGCGCATATCGCGAGCACGGCCATGCTCTCGGACGCTGCGCAAGCCCTCGGGCTGTTATGGCCGAGCTTTTCGGCAAATCCACGGGTGTATCCGGCGGCAAAGGCGGATCAATGCACCTGTTCGATATAAAACGCCGGTTTCTGGGCGGCACGGCCATTGTAGGGGGCGGACTGCCGATTGCTGCAGGCATCGGCTTTGCCATTACCTATAGCGGCGGCGATCAGATATGCCTGTGCTTTTTCGGTGATGGTGCAGTCAACGAAGGTTCGTTTCATGAGACCCTCAATATAGCTTCTCTTTGGAATTTGCCCATTCTTTTTGTTTGTGAGAACAATCTCTACGGCATGGGCACGGCTGTCGAGCGCGCATCAGCGGTGCCGAACCTGCATCGCCGCGCTCAGTGCTATTCCATGGCTGTTGAGACGGTGGATGGCATGGACGTAATGGCGGTCTATGATATGGCCGACAAGCTGATTTCCCAGGTTCGCGAGACTAAGCACCCCATATTCGTGGAGGCCATCACGTATAGATACCGAGGTCATTCCATTGCCGACCCCGGCACATATCGCACCAAAGAGGAGATCGAAGAGTGGCGCAGGCGCGACCCGATTGTCCAATATGGCAGCAAGCTCATGGATGAAGGCACGCTCAGCCCGGCAGATATAGAGAAGATTCAATCAGACGTCGCAAGTGAGATAGAAGCGGCTGTAAAATTCGCGCAAGACTCGCCTCTTCCACAACCAGAAGCTCTTTACCATGACGTCTATGCTAACGCAATTTAG
- a CDS encoding peptidylprolyl isomerase, producing the protein MAQAKQGDSVKVDYTGKLKDGSVFDSSANREPLEFTIGGGHVIPDFEEAIVGMNPGDSKTIEICADRAYGQHHDDMVIEIDKAQFPEDIKPKVGDQLQISQPDGRAAVVVVTEITEDSVTLDANHPLAGQDLTFDIQLVEVA; encoded by the coding sequence ATGGCGCAGGCAAAACAGGGCGATAGTGTGAAGGTCGACTATACGGGTAAGCTCAAAGACGGCAGTGTGTTCGACTCATCCGCAAACCGTGAGCCGTTGGAATTCACAATCGGAGGCGGGCATGTCATACCGGATTTTGAAGAGGCAATTGTCGGGATGAACCCCGGTGATTCCAAGACTATCGAAATCTGTGCGGATAGGGCATATGGCCAGCACCATGATGATATGGTGATTGAAATCGATAAGGCACAGTTTCCTGAAGATATTAAACCCAAGGTAGGCGATCAACTTCAGATCAGCCAGCCGGACGGCCGAGCGGCAGTGGTCGTGGTGACGGAGATTACCGAAGACAGCGTGACGCTGGACGCAAACCATCCGCTTGCCGGGCAGGACCTGACATTTGACATTCAACTGGTTGAAGTGGCTTGA
- a CDS encoding NUDIX hydrolase gives MTDISPKPAVSALIIKDGRVLLIKRGCEPNKNLWSLPGGSIEPGETLRQAAAREAFEETSLVVDVGDVVGVHEVISKDNETLLYHYVIITFRANVISGEIAPSDDAADAKWVSLDHVHEYPLTPGLADRLSSVNLFS, from the coding sequence ATGACCGACATTTCTCCGAAACCTGCCGTCTCGGCACTGATTATCAAGGACGGCAGGGTGCTTCTGATTAAGAGAGGCTGTGAACCCAACAAGAACCTATGGTCGCTGCCGGGTGGAAGCATTGAACCCGGTGAGACCCTCCGTCAAGCAGCTGCCAGAGAGGCGTTTGAAGAGACTTCATTGGTTGTCGACGTTGGAGATGTGGTCGGCGTCCATGAAGTCATCTCAAAAGACAATGAGACACTTCTATACCATTACGTAATCATTACCTTCCGAGCAAATGTCATCTCCGGCGAAATTGCTCCTTCTGACGATGCAGCCGACGCAAAATGGGTGTCGTTGGATCATGTGCATGAATATCCACTGACTCCGGGGCTGGCAGATCGGCTATCGTCCGTAAATCTCTTCTCTTAA